In Meleagris gallopavo isolate NT-WF06-2002-E0010 breed Aviagen turkey brand Nicholas breeding stock chromosome 2, Turkey_5.1, whole genome shotgun sequence, the following are encoded in one genomic region:
- the GREM2 gene encoding gremlin-2, giving the protein MTLSSTYCSINTVLSEQRMIWKFAVSILLIAALARVADSRKNRPAGAIPSPYKDSSSNNSERRQQLNKEVLASSQEALVVTERKYLKSDWCKTQPLRQTVSEEGCISRTIINRFCYGQCNSFYIPRHVKKEEESFQSCAFCKPHKVTSSTVQLECPELDPPFRLKKIQKVKQCRCMSVNLNNSGKM; this is encoded by the exons ATGACTCTTTCATCTACATACTGTTCCATAAATACTGTCCTTTCAGAACAAAG GATGATTTGGAAATTTGCCGTGTCCATCCTTTTGATCGCAGCACTGGCTAGAGTAGCAGACAGCAGGAAGAACCGCCCGGCGGGGGCGATCCCGTCCCCCTacaaggacagcagcagcaacaactcAGAGCGGAGGCAGCAGCTGAACAAGGAGGTGCTGGCCTCCAGCCAGGAGGCCCTCGTGGTCACCGAACGGAAGTACCTCAAGAGCGACTGGTGCAAGACGCAGCCCTTACGACAGACCGTCAGTGAGGAGGGCTGCATAAGCCGCACCATCATCAACCGCTTCTGCTATGGGCAGTGCAACTCCTTCTACATACCACGGCATgtgaagaaggaggaggagtCCTTCCAGTCCTGTGCTTTCTGCAAGCCACACAAGGTGACCTCCTCGACTGTGCAGCTGGAGTGCCCTGAGCTGGACCCACCATTCCGACTCAAGAAAATTCAGAAGGTGAAGCAGTGTCGGTGCATGTCTGTGAATCTGAACAATTCAGGCAAGATGTAA